In the Drosophila gunungcola strain Sukarami unplaced genomic scaffold, Dgunungcola_SK_2 000001F, whole genome shotgun sequence genome, one interval contains:
- the LOC128262120 gene encoding N-alpha-acetyltransferase 20, translated as MSSFREMRFDDLFKINSLVFDAQTEVYSLTLFIKHLLEFSGLTQIAEAPDSRRIGYIFGYLAEHNKEPYTHVASLTVSAEYRRIGLATALMDCFFLKSDHKGSSFVNLFMRAGNEAAHRLYCSLGYAHCKTLIDYYADRPEPENAYEMIKYIPRSMEV; from the coding sequence atgtctAGTTTTCGGGAGATGCGTTTCGatgatttattcaaaattaattctttagtTTTCGATGCACAAACCGAGGTTTATAGCTTGACCTTGTTTATCAAGCATTTGCTGGAATTTTCAGGACTTACACAGATTGCTGAGGCTCCTGATAGCAGACGAATTGGCTATATATTTGGTTACCTGGCTGAGCATAATAAAGAACCATATACCCATGTGGCCTCATTGACTGTATCTGCGGAATATCGACGCATTGGTCTGGCCACCGCATTAATGGACTGCTTTTTTCTGAAGTCCGATCACAAAGGATCTTCTTTTGTCAACCTCTTTATGCGAGCCGGCAATGAGGCTGCCCATCGACTGTACTGTTCCTTGGGCTATGCTCATTGCAAAACTTTAATCGACTACTACGCGGATCGCCCGGAACCAGAGAATGCCTACGAGATGATAAAGTACATACCCCGCTCCATGGAGGTTTAA